Proteins co-encoded in one Inquilinus sp. Marseille-Q2685 genomic window:
- a CDS encoding TAXI family TRAP transporter solute-binding subunit has protein sequence MLTRRRLLTSVLPAAGMAAAGLGGMRSARAQDPLFFRIGTGTTGGTYFPIGGIIAGAISGPPGLPPCGSAGGSCGVSGLIAVAQASAGSIDNIRRIHDGEFDSGLAQADVAFAAYTAEGPFAGQPPVTSLRAIAHLFSEFVHVVVPADSPVQSVADLKGKRVSVGAEGSGTIYDIRLILAAYGLKQTDVTEIYERPEPSADLLAEGGLDAMVMTGGPPLGVIADLARRRPIRLLPVTGPEAEALIAKVPFFTQEPIPAGLYDGVAAEVPGLSVGAIWLVAERIAEATVYEITRALWQKSTLDLLAAGHPRGKEIALEGATRGLGVPLHPGAARYYAEHAVLSLPARATP, from the coding sequence ATGCTGACCCGCCGCCGCCTGCTGACCTCGGTGCTTCCCGCCGCCGGGATGGCCGCGGCGGGGCTCGGCGGGATGCGATCGGCGCGGGCGCAGGACCCGCTGTTCTTCCGGATCGGCACCGGCACCACCGGCGGCACCTACTTCCCGATCGGCGGCATCATCGCCGGCGCCATCTCCGGCCCCCCCGGCCTGCCCCCCTGCGGCAGCGCCGGCGGCAGCTGCGGGGTCTCCGGCCTGATCGCGGTGGCCCAGGCCAGCGCCGGGTCGATCGACAACATCCGGCGGATCCATGACGGCGAGTTCGATTCGGGCCTGGCCCAGGCTGACGTCGCCTTCGCCGCCTACACCGCCGAGGGGCCTTTCGCCGGCCAGCCGCCGGTGACCAGCCTGCGCGCCATCGCCCATCTCTTCTCCGAATTCGTCCATGTCGTGGTGCCGGCCGACAGCCCGGTGCAGTCGGTGGCGGATCTCAAGGGCAAGCGCGTCTCGGTCGGCGCCGAAGGCTCCGGCACGATCTACGACATCCGCCTGATCCTGGCCGCCTACGGCCTGAAGCAGACGGATGTGACCGAGATCTACGAGCGGCCGGAGCCGTCCGCGGACCTGCTGGCCGAAGGTGGGCTCGACGCCATGGTGATGACCGGCGGCCCGCCGCTCGGCGTGATCGCCGACTTGGCGCGGCGGCGGCCGATCCGGCTGCTGCCGGTCACAGGGCCGGAGGCGGAGGCCCTGATCGCCAAGGTGCCGTTCTTCACCCAGGAGCCGATCCCCGCAGGCCTGTATGACGGCGTCGCGGCGGAGGTGCCGGGCCTGTCGGTCGGGGCGATCTGGCTGGTGGCGGAACGGATCGCCGAGGCCACGGTCTACGAGATCACCCGCGCGCTGTGGCAGAAATCGACGCTGGACCTGTTGGCGGCGGGCCACCCGCGCGGCAAGGAGATCGCGCTCGAAGGGGCCACGCGGGGCCTCGGCGTGCCGCTTCATCCCGGCGCCGCCCGCTACTATGCCGAGCATGCGGTGCTCAGCCTGCCCGCCCGGGCGACGCCCTAG